From a region of the Flavobacterium sediminilitoris genome:
- the lysM gene encoding peptidoglycan-binding protein LysM yields the protein MGLFSFVKNAGAKLFGKKEEEAPVEEKAILKASALLEHVKALGLQYQSIKISLKGDDVTVEGDVAQQEDAEKIVLAIGNVDGVDTVDNQMTVVEPKPEAQFHTVEKGEWLSKIAAKYYGDANKYNVIFEANKPMLEHPDKIYPGQVLRIPNLD from the coding sequence ATGGGATTATTTTCATTTGTGAAAAATGCTGGAGCAAAATTATTTGGTAAAAAAGAAGAAGAAGCTCCAGTTGAAGAAAAGGCAATATTAAAAGCAAGCGCATTATTAGAACATGTAAAAGCGCTTGGATTGCAATACCAATCCATAAAAATTAGCTTAAAAGGAGATGATGTAACAGTTGAAGGAGATGTTGCACAACAAGAAGATGCTGAAAAAATTGTTTTAGCTATTGGTAATGTCGATGGAGTTGACACTGTAGACAATCAAATGACTGTTGTTGAGCCAAAACCTGAAGCTCAATTCCACACTGTAGAAAAAGGAGAATGGTTATCTAAAATTGCAGCGAAGTATTATGGTGACGCAAACAAGTACAATGTTATTTTTGAAGCAAATAAACCAATGCTAGAACATCCTGACAAAATTTATCCAGGACAAGTTTTACGTATTCCTAATTTAGATTAA
- a CDS encoding adenylate kinase codes for MIQLHDKKFEAFIPEQEINFAIQNVAKQIEDDFYDEVPIFIGVLNGSFMFLSDLMKQYSSTCEVSFIKMASYEGTKTTNEVKELIGLNQDVEGRSVVIIEDIVDTGNTVEELKKLFKGLGVKHFKIATLFFKPEAYTKDIKIDYIGIRIPNKFIVGFGLDYDGLGRNLKQVYQLSNTHNKMINIVLFGKPGAGKGTQAEFLKKKYNLVHLSTGDIFRYNIKNDTDLGKLAKSYMDKGDLVPDEVTIKMLQDEVEKNPNSKGFLFDGFPRTINQANSLDSFLQSKNWEVTATVALEADDEILVQRLLERGKTSGRTDDQDVEKIRNRYEEYNEKTAPLMDYYKKQGKFKAVDGIGEIVEITERLSKVIDNL; via the coding sequence GTGATTCAACTACACGACAAAAAATTTGAAGCTTTTATTCCAGAACAAGAAATAAATTTTGCAATTCAAAATGTTGCTAAACAAATTGAAGATGATTTCTATGATGAAGTTCCGATATTCATTGGAGTTTTGAATGGATCATTCATGTTCTTGTCTGATTTGATGAAACAATATTCCAGTACATGTGAAGTGAGTTTTATTAAAATGGCATCTTATGAAGGGACGAAAACTACAAATGAAGTAAAAGAATTAATTGGCTTAAACCAAGATGTAGAAGGAAGAAGTGTAGTAATTATAGAAGATATAGTAGATACAGGAAACACAGTGGAAGAGTTGAAGAAACTCTTTAAAGGATTAGGAGTAAAGCATTTTAAAATAGCTACATTGTTTTTTAAACCAGAAGCTTATACAAAAGACATTAAAATAGATTACATAGGAATACGAATTCCTAATAAATTTATTGTAGGTTTTGGGTTAGATTACGATGGTTTAGGAAGAAATTTGAAACAAGTATATCAATTATCAAACACACACAACAAAATGATTAACATCGTATTATTTGGAAAGCCGGGAGCAGGAAAAGGTACGCAAGCAGAATTTTTAAAAAAGAAATATAATCTTGTTCATTTATCTACAGGAGATATTTTTAGGTACAATATTAAGAATGATACGGATCTTGGTAAATTAGCTAAATCGTATATGGATAAAGGAGATTTAGTACCAGATGAAGTGACTATTAAAATGTTACAAGATGAGGTAGAGAAAAATCCAAACTCAAAAGGTTTTTTATTTGATGGTTTTCCAAGAACAATTAATCAAGCAAATTCATTAGATAGTTTTTTGCAATCTAAAAATTGGGAAGTCACAGCTACAGTTGCATTAGAAGCAGATGATGAAATTTTAGTACAGCGATTATTAGAAAGAGGGAAAACTTCAGGTAGAACAGACGACCAAGATGTGGAAAAAATAAGAAATCGTTATGAAGAATATAATGAAAAAACAGCTCCATTAATGGATTATTACAAGAAACAAGGTAAGTTTAAAGCAGTTGATGGAATAGGTGAAATTGTAGAAATAACGGAAAGGTTGTCAAAAGTGATTGATAATTTATAA
- the obgE gene encoding GTPase ObgE, whose protein sequence is MTEGNFVDYVKIYVASGKGGKGSTHLHREKFIEKGGPDGGDGGRGGHVILVGNKNLWTLYHLKYTKHVKAGHGGDGGSSRSTGADGEDKIIEVPLGTVVKDKETGEILFEITEDGESKVIAKGGKGGLGNWHFRSSTNQTPRYSQPGMPSEEQDIILELKVLADVGLVGFPNAGKSTLLSVLTAAKPKIADYPFTTLKPNLGIVAYRDFQSFVIADIPGIIEGAAEGKGLGHYFLRHIERNSTLLFLVPADAEDIEKEYEILLDELRRYNPEMLDKDRLIVVSKSDMLDDELKSEMKVELDKAFKGTEYMFISSVAHQGLQELKDKLWKMLNS, encoded by the coding sequence ATGACCGAAGGGAATTTTGTAGATTACGTAAAAATATATGTTGCTTCTGGAAAAGGAGGGAAAGGTTCTACACACTTACATAGAGAAAAATTTATTGAAAAAGGAGGTCCAGACGGAGGAGATGGAGGTCGTGGAGGACATGTAATTTTAGTTGGAAATAAAAACCTTTGGACATTATATCATTTAAAATATACAAAACATGTAAAAGCAGGCCATGGAGGAGATGGAGGAAGTTCTAGAAGTACTGGAGCAGATGGGGAAGATAAAATAATAGAAGTGCCATTAGGGACAGTGGTAAAGGATAAAGAAACAGGTGAGATTCTTTTTGAAATAACAGAAGATGGAGAATCAAAGGTTATAGCAAAAGGAGGTAAAGGAGGATTAGGAAATTGGCACTTTAGAAGCTCTACAAATCAAACACCTCGTTATTCACAACCAGGAATGCCTAGTGAGGAACAAGATATAATTTTAGAATTAAAAGTTCTAGCCGATGTTGGTTTGGTTGGATTTCCAAATGCTGGAAAATCAACTCTATTATCTGTTTTAACAGCCGCAAAACCTAAAATTGCGGACTATCCATTTACAACTTTAAAGCCAAATTTAGGAATTGTAGCTTATCGTGATTTTCAATCATTTGTGATTGCTGATATACCTGGAATTATTGAAGGAGCAGCAGAAGGAAAAGGACTAGGGCATTATTTTTTACGTCATATAGAAAGAAATTCAACATTATTGTTCCTTGTTCCAGCAGATGCTGAAGATATAGAAAAAGAATATGAAATTCTATTGGATGAACTTAGACGTTATAATCCTGAAATGTTAGATAAAGATAGGTTAATTGTAGTCTCAAAATCAGATATGTTAGATGATGAACTAAAATCAGAAATGAAAGTAGAGCTAGATAAAGCATTCAAAGGAACTGAATATATGTTTATATCTTCAGTGGCACATCAAGGATTACAAGAATTGAAAGATAAATTATGGAAAATGTTGAATAGTTAG
- a CDS encoding alpha-2-macroglobulin family protein gives MKNYFIFLFSLICTSLFSQSNYDNEWQEVYQHELDGKTRSAFQVVENIYKKAKRKKDKIQIIKTFFYTSKFTQALEEDAQSKIITNLNNEIREADETTKAILNCIYASILEDYYKQNSYTKIKNRTKIENENETNFLLWTSTKFESEIEKAYENTLQNRIILQQQNIIEFKDIFTISPDINAKNYTLYDYLWNELFTYRKNNKNNWEINRTNKNNTFIEKLYANPSTFTSASTDIVYNINFKKTIALLQQYEAYYSKNDIDKLDRAYSNRLNYIHSIFKNNILYIKELKSLEETTKDKYLQQQLRVDRAKYFNSITNKNSGKNYYNEVLVICDSVLKSRVNNNALAEAETLKNNILRKILNIQIKNTLYENENTRAFVTYKNIDTLTIHYFKIPKSFDAFKNTKKADSIFRDFIDKNKAVKTYTRILSNKKDYFTYTTEILLEKIPLGDYILVFQPNNQKLIKDNYEYQTITVSNIAFIKDSDDKYDYFYASDRKTGKPLQNIIIRNNEETKLTDALGKVGFKKNKYVKETSKNPNSDIYFIHKKDTLVSNYNKGWFYKKDKEDFEYEDFEAKAKVYFDRAIYRPGQKVYYKGIIIQNINGEKSIVPHLTVSVLIEDANSNTLKEYEVQTNEFGSFTGEFNLPKNILTGQFSVTINEPDNYENDKKYYDEKEDEHQFWDSVDFDYDNEFNFQVEEYKRPTFEVSFETIKENYTLSDTLKIIGNAKTLAGSNLTNATVNYTIIKRIYTNKYIENLEREDITDTFKTDSKGNFTISITANDSLVENKDIREINYTIEAEVIDLNGETRTASKYIKVGNQTLKLSVFTNPTLYKEEEDHLTITTTTLNDYPIDAKGKIEIYYIKKKQFLKPRLFSIPEIQSIVEKDFRKLFPNEPFDINDSKINEILIKTISFDTKNEKTVLLDFLKKLEKGNYKLIAKAFDSKNNQIEGTHSFELKSRKEIFEKSVLFTLKDITDIQSDHFEFEFQSVIPDLNIFSRFYIGKELDKEFVVQLTKGIGKLKIKKQASSKENLYFHFSTRYDNETFDRNYEISKEEIAKKLEFEILSLRNKIEPGSNESWSFKILNQELETEILASMYDSSLDQFTQKEWDTKLNFRNNYSSPNYPRKYEDKFKYIYFNKFDQSTKYYNYYIKNPKLNTFGFNFSDSYSKYAQEKYLKTIAQIAEVPKNAKTVIGTISDNLGPLAGATITVQGTKRGTTTDFDGNFTIQAETNEILTISYIGLIDTYYTVKGKNDTIYITLQEDTNALQEVVVLGYGVSREKKSLNYSTTTIRHDTIDDNSLFINYLNGYATGLEIKGSPGANLSIKIRDTNSISGNNEALIIVDGVPMSTEDFAKFKGSEIKSYTILKDASATVLYGSRASGGAIIITTKQALKEMTQVKTRTNFNETAFFFPQLQTNKEGKINFSFTSPESLTRWKLRLLGHNKKFETGYFQSDIVSQKNIMVMPNLPRFVREKDTITITTKVANMTNETKTGIAMLLLFDATNEKAIDSISLNLNNRKDFICKPKESVSVSWTITIPENLQGLQYKIVAKSGAFSDGEENILPVLSNKILITESIPLWVRENSKKEYVFENLKNNTLPTLQNHSFTLEYTTNPIWFAIESLPYLMEFEHECAEQTFSRYYANTLALEIINKNPKIADLFESYRTEKKQKNKLEINEELKSILLAETPWFFDSEEEIEKNKQLAYLFDLTTLKNKQEQTLEKLETKQLPSGGFPWFDGGEENSFITQHILSGIGHLNKLIPNAETTYKNIVSKSIPYLDNHFITKYEKNKKLFTNYSHTDIHFLYARSFFIDQYSVSKKLDSIIQLQLREVKKNWLTYSLYQKGQLALIFNRFGDVNISKKIITHLKETASLNEDLGMYWVENKNSWHWHQSSVETQALLIEAFNEVANDITSVDLMKVWLLKNKQNKNWSTTKATTEAIYAILLQGKNWTTIEDKTKFKIGNEKTLNQKLSKKEKEATTGYIKINWKANEITTDMANISIQNKSDIPSYGGIYWQYFKNLEEIKESTNQILNIKKELFRKENTPKGSVLKPIVKENLIVGDIITIRLEIKVVEDLEFVHLKDLRASCFEPLDIISKYERVDNLYFYRSTKDVATHFFFDKIYKGTYVLEYNARINNPGSFNDGIAILQSMYAPEFSANSKNNRINVTK, from the coding sequence ATGAAAAATTATTTCATCTTTTTATTCTCCTTAATTTGCACTTCATTATTTTCTCAATCAAATTATGATAATGAATGGCAAGAAGTCTATCAACACGAACTCGATGGAAAAACTCGTTCTGCATTTCAAGTTGTGGAAAATATCTATAAAAAAGCAAAACGTAAAAAAGATAAAATTCAAATTATAAAAACTTTTTTTTATACTTCAAAATTTACACAAGCGCTTGAAGAAGATGCACAATCTAAAATAATTACAAATCTAAATAATGAAATTAGAGAAGCTGATGAAACTACAAAAGCTATCTTAAATTGTATCTACGCCTCAATATTGGAGGATTATTATAAGCAAAATAGTTACACTAAAATTAAAAACAGAACCAAAATAGAAAATGAAAACGAAACCAATTTTCTTCTTTGGACTTCAACGAAATTTGAAAGTGAAATTGAAAAAGCCTATGAAAACACTCTACAAAACAGAATCATTTTACAACAACAAAATATAATAGAATTTAAAGACATTTTTACTATTTCTCCAGATATTAATGCTAAAAATTATACCTTATATGATTATCTATGGAACGAATTATTTACTTACAGAAAAAACAATAAAAACAACTGGGAAATAAATAGAACAAATAAAAACAATACTTTCATTGAAAAGCTATACGCTAATCCTTCAACATTCACAAGTGCCTCAACTGACATTGTTTATAATATAAACTTCAAAAAAACTATTGCTTTACTTCAACAATATGAAGCTTATTATAGTAAAAATGATATAGACAAATTAGACAGAGCCTATTCAAACAGACTAAATTATATACATTCTATTTTCAAAAACAATATACTTTACATAAAAGAATTAAAATCGCTCGAAGAAACCACAAAAGACAAGTATCTACAACAACAATTAAGAGTTGATCGAGCCAAATATTTTAATTCTATTACCAATAAAAATTCAGGAAAAAATTACTATAATGAAGTATTAGTAATTTGTGATTCAGTTTTAAAATCTAGAGTAAACAATAATGCTTTGGCTGAAGCCGAAACCTTAAAAAACAACATATTAAGGAAAATATTAAATATTCAAATTAAAAATACGCTTTACGAAAATGAAAATACCAGAGCTTTTGTCACATATAAAAATATCGACACATTAACTATTCATTATTTCAAAATTCCGAAAAGCTTTGATGCATTCAAAAATACAAAAAAAGCAGATTCTATTTTTCGAGATTTTATTGATAAAAATAAAGCTGTAAAAACTTACACACGAATACTTTCAAATAAAAAAGATTACTTTACATATACTACCGAAATACTTTTGGAAAAAATCCCATTAGGTGATTATATATTAGTCTTTCAACCTAACAATCAAAAACTAATTAAAGACAATTATGAATACCAAACAATAACAGTTTCAAATATTGCTTTCATAAAAGACAGTGATGATAAATACGATTATTTCTATGCTTCGGATAGAAAAACAGGAAAACCACTTCAAAATATAATTATTAGAAATAATGAAGAAACTAAACTAACTGATGCTCTAGGAAAAGTAGGTTTTAAGAAAAATAAATATGTAAAAGAAACCTCTAAAAACCCTAATTCAGACATTTATTTTATTCATAAAAAAGACACTTTAGTTAGCAATTACAACAAAGGTTGGTTTTATAAAAAAGATAAAGAAGATTTTGAATACGAAGATTTTGAAGCCAAAGCCAAAGTTTATTTTGATAGAGCTATATATCGACCAGGTCAAAAAGTCTATTATAAAGGAATTATTATTCAAAATATAAATGGAGAAAAAAGTATTGTTCCTCATTTAACTGTCTCAGTATTGATTGAAGATGCCAATTCAAACACCTTGAAAGAATATGAAGTACAAACCAACGAATTTGGTTCTTTCACTGGAGAATTCAATCTTCCAAAGAACATTTTAACAGGTCAATTTTCAGTTACAATTAATGAACCAGATAACTATGAAAATGATAAAAAATATTATGATGAAAAAGAAGACGAACATCAATTTTGGGATAGTGTAGATTTTGATTATGACAATGAATTCAATTTCCAAGTAGAAGAATATAAACGTCCAACATTTGAAGTCTCTTTTGAAACTATAAAGGAAAATTATACTTTAAGTGATACTTTAAAAATCATTGGAAATGCCAAAACTTTAGCTGGAAGTAATCTTACCAATGCTACAGTAAACTATACAATTATTAAAAGGATTTATACCAATAAATATATCGAAAACCTAGAAAGAGAAGACATAACCGATACCTTTAAAACGGATTCAAAAGGGAATTTTACTATTAGTATAACCGCAAATGACAGTTTAGTTGAAAATAAAGATATTAGAGAAATAAATTACACTATTGAGGCAGAAGTTATCGATTTAAATGGAGAAACTAGAACCGCTTCTAAATATATAAAAGTTGGAAATCAAACTCTAAAATTAAGTGTTTTTACAAATCCAACCTTATATAAAGAAGAAGAAGACCATCTTACTATCACTACTACTACATTAAATGATTATCCTATCGATGCAAAAGGTAAAATAGAAATTTATTATATAAAGAAAAAACAATTTCTAAAACCAAGATTATTTTCAATTCCAGAAATTCAAAGCATAGTTGAAAAAGATTTTAGAAAGTTATTTCCAAATGAGCCTTTTGATATAAACGACTCTAAAATAAATGAAATACTTATAAAAACGATTTCTTTCGACACAAAAAATGAAAAAACAGTTCTGTTAGATTTTTTAAAAAAATTAGAAAAGGGAAATTATAAATTAATTGCCAAAGCATTTGACAGTAAAAACAATCAAATTGAAGGTACACATTCATTTGAACTAAAATCGAGAAAAGAAATTTTTGAAAAATCGGTTTTATTTACTTTGAAAGATATTACAGATATTCAAAGTGATCACTTTGAATTTGAATTTCAATCAGTTATTCCAGATTTGAATATTTTTTCAAGGTTTTACATTGGTAAAGAACTGGATAAAGAATTTGTTGTACAACTTACAAAAGGAATTGGAAAGCTTAAAATTAAAAAACAGGCTTCATCAAAAGAAAACCTTTATTTTCATTTTTCAACTCGTTATGACAACGAAACTTTTGATAGAAATTATGAAATTTCAAAAGAAGAAATAGCTAAAAAATTAGAATTTGAGATTCTTAGTCTTCGAAATAAAATTGAACCAGGAAGTAATGAAAGTTGGTCGTTTAAAATACTCAATCAAGAACTAGAAACAGAAATTTTAGCGAGTATGTATGATAGTTCACTTGACCAGTTTACTCAAAAAGAATGGGATACAAAATTAAATTTCCGAAATAATTATTCTAGTCCAAATTATCCTCGTAAATATGAAGATAAATTCAAATACATCTATTTTAATAAGTTTGACCAAAGCACAAAATATTATAATTATTATATAAAAAACCCAAAGTTAAATACTTTTGGTTTCAATTTTAGCGATTCCTACAGTAAATATGCTCAAGAAAAGTACTTAAAAACAATTGCACAAATAGCAGAAGTTCCTAAAAATGCAAAAACAGTGATAGGAACAATTTCAGACAATTTAGGTCCTTTAGCTGGAGCAACTATAACTGTTCAAGGAACAAAAAGAGGAACAACTACTGATTTTGATGGTAACTTTACCATACAAGCAGAAACAAATGAAATTTTAACTATTTCTTATATAGGCCTGATTGACACTTATTACACTGTAAAAGGTAAAAATGACACTATCTATATTACATTACAAGAAGACACAAATGCTTTACAAGAAGTTGTTGTTCTTGGTTATGGAGTATCGAGAGAAAAAAAATCTCTAAACTACTCTACAACTACAATTAGACATGACACAATAGACGATAATTCTTTATTCATAAATTACTTAAATGGTTATGCTACAGGTCTTGAAATTAAAGGATCACCAGGAGCAAATCTATCAATAAAAATTAGAGATACTAATTCTATTTCAGGTAATAATGAAGCCTTAATAATAGTAGATGGTGTTCCAATGAGTACAGAAGATTTTGCTAAATTTAAAGGTAGTGAAATTAAAAGCTATACCATTTTAAAAGATGCTTCTGCAACCGTTTTATATGGTTCAAGAGCTTCTGGTGGTGCTATCATTATCACTACAAAACAAGCTTTAAAAGAAATGACCCAAGTAAAAACAAGAACTAACTTTAATGAAACGGCTTTCTTTTTTCCGCAATTACAAACAAATAAAGAAGGTAAAATAAATTTCAGTTTCACTTCTCCAGAATCTTTAACAAGATGGAAATTGCGTTTGTTAGGTCATAATAAAAAATTTGAAACAGGTTATTTCCAAAGTGATATCGTTTCTCAAAAAAACATTATGGTCATGCCAAATTTACCTCGCTTTGTAAGAGAAAAAGATACGATTACTATTACTACAAAAGTGGCAAATATGACTAATGAAACCAAAACAGGTATTGCTATGCTACTATTATTTGATGCTACTAATGAAAAAGCAATTGATAGTATTTCTTTAAATTTAAACAATAGAAAAGATTTTATTTGCAAACCAAAAGAAAGTGTTTCGGTTTCATGGACAATTACCATTCCTGAAAACTTACAAGGTTTGCAATATAAAATTGTAGCCAAATCAGGTGCTTTTTCAGATGGTGAAGAAAACATTTTACCCGTTTTAAGTAACAAAATTTTGATTACGGAAAGTATTCCGCTTTGGGTGAGAGAAAACAGTAAGAAAGAATATGTATTCGAAAATCTAAAAAATAACACTTTGCCTACTTTACAAAATCATAGTTTCACATTAGAATACACTACAAACCCTATTTGGTTTGCGATTGAATCCTTACCTTATTTAATGGAATTTGAGCATGAATGTGCTGAACAAACTTTTTCTCGTTATTATGCAAACACGCTTGCCTTAGAAATAATCAATAAAAACCCTAAGATTGCTGATTTATTTGAATCCTATAGAACAGAAAAAAAACAAAAAAACAAATTAGAAATTAATGAAGAATTAAAATCAATTTTATTAGCCGAAACACCTTGGTTTTTCGATTCTGAAGAGGAAATTGAAAAGAACAAACAACTGGCTTATCTATTTGATTTGACAACGTTAAAAAACAAACAAGAGCAAACTTTAGAAAAACTAGAAACTAAACAATTACCTTCTGGTGGTTTTCCTTGGTTTGATGGTGGAGAGGAAAACTCATTCATTACACAACATATCCTTTCTGGAATAGGTCATTTAAACAAATTAATCCCAAATGCAGAAACAACCTATAAAAATATAGTTTCAAAAAGTATTCCTTATTTAGATAACCATTTCATTACAAAATATGAGAAAAATAAAAAACTATTCACAAACTATTCACATACAGATATTCATTTTCTATATGCAAGAAGTTTCTTCATTGATCAATATTCTGTATCTAAAAAACTAGATTCAATAATACAATTGCAATTAAGAGAAGTTAAAAAAAATTGGCTTACCTATTCTTTATATCAAAAAGGACAATTAGCTTTAATTTTCAATCGATTTGGTGATGTTAATATATCTAAAAAGATAATAACGCATTTAAAAGAAACTGCATCTTTAAATGAAGATTTAGGCATGTATTGGGTAGAGAATAAAAACAGTTGGCATTGGCATCAATCATCCGTTGAAACACAAGCTTTACTGATTGAGGCATTTAATGAAGTAGCCAACGACATTACATCTGTTGATTTAATGAAAGTATGGTTATTAAAAAACAAACAGAACAAAAATTGGTCCACAACTAAAGCAACTACTGAAGCTATTTATGCTATTTTATTACAAGGTAAAAATTGGACAACCATAGAAGACAAAACCAAGTTTAAAATTGGCAATGAAAAAACCTTAAATCAAAAATTATCTAAGAAAGAAAAAGAAGCTACAACTGGCTACATTAAGATTAACTGGAAAGCTAATGAAATAACAACAGACATGGCAAATATTAGTATTCAAAACAAATCTGATATTCCTAGTTATGGTGGTATTTATTGGCAATACTTTAAGAACCTTGAAGAAATTAAAGAAAGTACTAATCAAATACTAAATATTAAGAAGGAATTATTTAGAAAAGAGAATACTCCAAAGGGATCAGTTTTAAAACCAATTGTAAAAGAAAATCTAATTGTTGGAGATATTATTACAATTCGATTAGAAATCAAAGTAGTTGAAGACTTAGAATTTGTTCATTTAAAAGATTTAAGAGCTTCATGTTTTGAACCATTAGATATTATTTCTAAATATGAAAGAGTTGACAATCTTTATTTCTATAGAAGTACAAAAGATGTTGCAACACACTTCTTCTTTGACAAAATATATAAAGGGACTTACGTTTTAGAGTATAATGCTCGAATAAATAATCCCGGAAGTTTTAATGATGGCATTGCAATCTTACAAAGCATGTATGCTCCTGAGTTTTCAGCTAATTCAAAAAACAACAGAATTAACGTTACAAAATAA
- a CDS encoding tetratricopeptide repeat protein: MYKFILFFLPLFVFSQNNFNKGEKLYNQKKYDEAKVYFEAHLKTNPNDYKAIEYTGDIAGYYKKWDTAIEKYKFLKEKFPQNANYHYKFGGAMGMKARESNKFKALGMIDDIEASFKLAAKLDLKHTDTRWALLILYLELPAIIGGSEKKSQKYADELMAISKIDGVMAKGHIDEYFKRYNSAEKYYLQGVNLTHSKTAYQRLINLYTKMKLPKKANEAQIESDKYNK; the protein is encoded by the coding sequence ATGTACAAATTCATTTTGTTTTTTTTACCACTTTTTGTTTTCTCACAGAATAATTTTAATAAAGGAGAAAAACTGTATAATCAAAAAAAATATGATGAGGCTAAAGTTTATTTTGAAGCTCATTTGAAAACAAATCCTAATGATTATAAAGCAATAGAATATACTGGTGATATTGCGGGCTATTATAAAAAATGGGACACTGCAATTGAAAAATATAAATTTTTAAAGGAAAAGTTTCCTCAAAATGCAAACTATCATTATAAGTTTGGAGGAGCAATGGGAATGAAAGCGAGAGAAAGTAATAAGTTTAAAGCGCTTGGAATGATTGATGATATTGAAGCTTCTTTTAAATTGGCTGCAAAATTAGATTTAAAACATACAGATACAAGATGGGCTTTATTGATTTTGTATCTTGAATTACCTGCAATAATTGGAGGAAGTGAAAAAAAATCACAAAAGTATGCAGATGAGTTGATGGCGATTTCTAAAATTGATGGGGTTATGGCAAAAGGACATATCGACGAATATTTTAAAAGATATAATTCCGCAGAAAAATATTATTTACAAGGTGTAAATTTAACTCATTCTAAAACGGCATATCAAAGATTGATTAATTTGTACACAAAAATGAAGCTTCCTAAAAAAGCAAATGAAGCTCAGATTGAATCAGATAAATACAATAAATAA
- a CDS encoding roadblock/LC7 domain-containing protein, with product MLQQIIENTGIESALLFDANSNVIDSYNMDTPKRIAAMSNTIFEMCKGLTEDLKENNLNQIIIKGEALLIIGNKINNDKYLVSITKDITKLGLLLKVVDNLSNELI from the coding sequence ATGTTACAACAAATAATTGAAAATACAGGTATTGAATCTGCACTACTATTTGACGCCAATTCAAACGTTATAGATTCATATAATATGGACACTCCTAAAAGAATAGCCGCAATGTCAAATACTATTTTTGAGATGTGTAAAGGCTTAACCGAGGATCTAAAAGAAAATAATCTGAATCAGATTATAATCAAAGGAGAGGCTCTTTTAATAATTGGAAATAAAATAAATAATGATAAATATTTAGTTAGTATAACTAAAGATATCACAAAACTAGGCCTACTATTAAAGGTAGTTGACAATTTAAGTAACGAATTAATTTAA